DNA from Gramella sp. MAR_2010_147:
TTATATCGTGGCGAGGAAGCCCAGTGGCCACACCAAATTCCGTTGAGGGGATGGGTAGATATAGGCAAGCGTGTCTGGCGTGAAATGAAGGTAGATCATGTACAAATTGTGTCTGCCGGAGTTGCTTTTTATTTTTTCCTGTCTATTTTTCCAACCATTGTCGTTGCTATTTCCATATACAGCCTGGTTCTGGATCCCGCTCAAATTCAGGAACAAATGTCGCGGCTTACGCTTATTATGCCAGAACAAGCTTATGGTATGATAACCGATATACTCAACCCCGTGATTAATCAAGACCGGAAAGAAATAGGATGGGGATTATTTGTTAGTATCATTGTAAGTATCTGGAGTGCAAATAAAGGAACCAGTGCTTTATTTCAAGGGGTTAACATAGCTTACGATGAAATTGACGACAGGGGTCTTATTAAAAAGAACTTGTTGACTTTAATATTTACCCTGGCGGGAGTTGTAATTGGTCTTATTAGCCTGTTAATTGTGATCTTCTTCCCTCTTCTTGTAACAAATATTGGTCTTACTCCGGCTTTGGAGGACATGTTTACAT
Protein-coding regions in this window:
- a CDS encoding YihY/virulence factor BrkB family protein, which produces MSNTNRKSLYRGEEAQWPHQIPLRGWVDIGKRVWREMKVDHVQIVSAGVAFYFFLSIFPTIVVAISIYSLVLDPAQIQEQMSRLTLIMPEQAYGMITDILNPVINQDRKEIGWGLFVSIIVSIWSANKGTSALFQGVNIAYDEIDDRGLIKKNLLTLIFTLAGVVIGLISLLIVIFFPLLVTNIGLTPALEDMFTWLRWVFLGLILISTLSMVYKIAPNRSRPKFRWVSWGAILGTIFWLAGSMGFSWYVGNFGSYDDLYGSFAAVAILMLWLFLTAFIVLMGAEINSEMEHQTRFDTTSGPQKPMGERNAWHADHCAVENRDDKLKQS